From Amaranthus tricolor cultivar Red isolate AtriRed21 chromosome 4, ASM2621246v1, whole genome shotgun sequence:
CCTTGCTTTTCTCCATTCGTCAATCCAGAGGGGAGACAATGCAATAAAATTTGGTAAAATGAATCCCTGCGAATTTCAGTAACTCCATCCATATCCACTGCACTTCTCCTCCTCCTAACTACCTCCCTCACTGTTAGCCCTTTATACGAACTATCACTACATACACCACTACGTTGAAAAGGACTAATCATCAAACTCTCCTCCACCGATAGCGGCTTCTTCCCTGCTTCGGAAGTCCTATAAATCACATCCCAAACGACATGCTCTTTACTCAACATATTAGGCTTCCCTTTCCACTCTAACTTCGAAAATTCCGATATCCTTGAGCTCAATTCCTTGAAATTAACATCAAGCTCTTCTCCTTCCCCGTGAAAGAAAACTGCCAAAACACAATCCGGGTGCTCAAACTCAATCTCGGGGAACTTACCCTTAACCGGGCGACTAGGTATCGACACTTTAGGGTAAGAATCAAGCCCCATTAACTTCTCTAATTCATCGAACCCTAACCCATCAAGCAACTTAACATCCCAACCAAGTTCAGCAGCTGCAATAGCTACAGCAGCAATGGCATGACCAACATCATGATTACAATACCTAAATGCCCTTTCTCCATACTTCCAAGATTCCCTCcaaaaaatggaagaaaacCCAACAAGAAAACAATCACGATTAAAACTTTTCTCAAAAAAGTCATTTGGAATTTCAGCTCTAATCTCTAATCCATGTTCTTTAGGTGCATAATGTGCTACAAAACTTGAATTTGACAAAGACCCAATTGCAGGAGCAATAAGATACGCCTCAGTAGGGTGCAAATTCCCACTGCTAGGGTTGACCCTAAGAGACCAAGTTGAAAACCCCGTAGTTTTCCAAGCAGATAAAGCTAAAGAATCATAAAAAAGCTGAGAAATAGAAGAAAAAGACATAGGTTTTGCAGGAAGAAGAGAATGAAAAATAGAGGAATATAAATGCTCACCTAAAAGTAAATTTCTGTCATCAATAGGTAAATGTTGAAGAGGAACTAAAGGAGCAGCGATGTACCTTCTAAAAGGATTAGGTTGATTAGCCCAATCTAAACTACCCAGACTTCTTGCATATTTATTAAAGAAATGTTTAGTTTGGTTGTGATATTGTATCGCTTGTAAAAGGTGGGATTTTTGTTGTTCTTTGAGTTCTTCCTCTGGAatagaagatgaagaagaaattgaCATGGTTACAATGTTAGGGCTAATATTTGGTTTGGTGATTGAGTTGAGGTAGAAATGGATTTGGTGATGATATTGATGATAAACAGAGATCAGTTTTCTGGGGAAGAAGAAATGATGACATTGCATTGCGTTCAACAAGATTAaggagattttttttttccctttttgttttttcaggtgactttgagtgtgttctagAGTTCCGAGTTTGAAGGCATAACGGTTTTTGTAACGACGATTTAATTCTCCATGGAGTTCATGACGGGATCTGACTCTAGGTCTAACGCTCACTCAAACTACTCCTTCCTTTGTTCAAACTAGATTTTTTTTTGCGacagtatttttttttgattgtatTTCGTTTGTTgttcttattaattttatttatattacatattttggaaaaattaattttttcatcattattttaatattttaataatatttgtggtttcacatatttttttactaattttattttaatatttttatattttttatggtttCCACTTATATcacactaactttataaaaatatttttcaatttgttgtggttttcatatttcttccactaactttcttttatcattttttttaataattatggtCTCCACTTTTCCTTTAtccaatttattatttaataaaataatatatcagcTATCAAAAAGAATCTTCTTTTTTAATTCCTGGGAAAATTTCTTATCGAAATTTTATTAA
This genomic window contains:
- the LOC130811451 gene encoding uncharacterized protein LOC130811451 isoform X1 is translated as MQCHHFFFPRKLISVYHQYHHQIHFYLNSITKPNISPNIVTMSISSSSSIPEEELKEQQKSHLLQAIQYHNQTKHFFNKYARSLGSLDWANQPNPFRRYIAAPLVPLQHLPIDDRNLLLGEHLYSSIFHSLLPAKPMSFSSISQLFYDSLALSAWKTTGFSTWSLRVNPSSGNLHPTEAYLIAPAIGSLSNSSFVAHYAPKEHGLEIRAEIPNDFFEKSFNRDCFLVGFSSIFWRESWKYGERAFRYCNHDVGHAIAAVAIAAAELGWDVKLLDGLGFDELEKLMGLDSYPKVSIPSRPVKGKFPEIEFEHPDCVLAVFFHGEGEELDVNFKELSSRISEFSKLEWKGKPNMLSKEHVVWDVIYRTSEAGKKPLSVEESLMISPFQRSGVCSDSSYKGLTVREVVRRRRSAVDMDGVTEIRRDSFYQILLHCLPSGLTNGEKQGKQLALPFRALSWDSEVHAALFVHRVSGLPKGLYFLVRNENHFDHLRKSMRPEFTWRKPEGCPPDLPLYELAPGDCKEISKRLSCHQDIASDGCFSLGMIAHFEPTIVAKGAWMYPRLFWETGVLGQVLYLEALAVGISATGIGCFFDDPVHEVLGFSGTDYQSLYHFTVGGPVVDKRMMSLPAYPGPEIDA
- the LOC130811451 gene encoding uncharacterized protein LOC130811451 isoform X2; translation: MQCHHFFFPRKLISVYHQYHHQIHFYLNSITKPNISPNIVTMSISSSSSIPEEELKEQQKSHLLQAIQYHNQTKHFFNKYARSLGSLDWANQPNPFRRYIAAPLVPLQHLPIDDRNLLLALSAWKTTGFSTWSLRVNPSSGNLHPTEAYLIAPAIGSLSNSSFVAHYAPKEHGLEIRAEIPNDFFEKSFNRDCFLVGFSSIFWRESWKYGERAFRYCNHDVGHAIAAVAIAAAELGWDVKLLDGLGFDELEKLMGLDSYPKVSIPSRPVKGKFPEIEFEHPDCVLAVFFHGEGEELDVNFKELSSRISEFSKLEWKGKPNMLSKEHVVWDVIYRTSEAGKKPLSVEESLMISPFQRSGVCSDSSYKGLTVREVVRRRRSAVDMDGVTEIRRDSFYQILLHCLPSGLTNGEKQGKQLALPFRALSWDSEVHAALFVHRVSGLPKGLYFLVRNENHFDHLRKSMRPEFTWRKPEGCPPDLPLYELAPGDCKEISKRLSCHQDIASDGCFSLGMIAHFEPTIVAKGAWMYPRLFWETGVLGQVLYLEALAVGISATGIGCFFDDPVHEVLGFSGTDYQSLYHFTVGGPVVDKRMMSLPAYPGPEIDA